The Candidatus Obscuribacterales bacterium sequence TTATGTGCAAAGAGCTAGGATGACCGCAAGAACAGATGTCCTGGAATTGCTGGGCACAAATACGTCAGTCCAGAGAAATGATTTGATAATGCAGGATGGGGCTGACAAATTTATTGTTGGCAAAGTACGGCTGCCGTCACTGGAGCCCACTGCTGGTACCAAATTTAGATGCCTGGTGAATGTGGACGAAATGTCACAGGGCGCAGAGGAAAGGCTGAATCAGAGGCACCGGCTTAGCATGCCCACTACTTTTACTGTCGGCGATTTTACCTTTACCGGGACGATTTCGAGAATAACGTATGCACCTCGTGGCGGACCTACAGAGAAGACTCTGCGAATTTCTCCAGAGCAAACAATGATGTTTGTAGTTGAACCCATATAATTTGGTGCGGTTTAAATTCTAAGCACCTCGTTGTACCCGAAGTGCTTAATGTCCTCAGCGGCTTTTCTTCTTGTGCGTCTTTGTCTTTACCTCTGCCGCACTTTGTGTGTCAATCAGGCGATCTTGTAGCAATTGCTGTTCTCGCCTGAGTTCTTGGACAAGTTGTTCTTCTGTCGGCAAATAGAGCATGTATCTGGAAGCAAACAGTTGCTTGCTTTCCTTCAACACAGAGTATTTGGCAACAGCTTCGTTTTTCTGAGCGCAAAGGACCAGTCCAATTGTCGGATTATCACCTTTGACTTTATGTAAATCCTCATACATTCGGACATAGCCATCCATTTGCCCGATGTCCTGATGAGTCAGCTTGCCTATTTTGAGATCAATGAGTACAAAACACTTAAGCAGAATGTTGTAAAAGACCAGATCAACATAAAAATCTTCGTCGTCAAATTGCAGTCGCTGCTGGCGAGCGACAAAAGCAAATCCTTTGCCTAACTCAAGCAAAAACGATTGCAGATTATCAATTATGGCTTGTTCGAGGTCCGACTCATGCAATTGCGGATTGTCACGCAAATTGAGAAACTCAAGTACTGTGGGCGATTTGAGTACGTCTTCTGCCGACAGTTGTTGTTTGGCACGGCGCTTATTTTGCAGCATGCCTTTTTTGTCTTTGCTGGCAAGCAAGCGCTCATAATACGAGGAATTAATTTGCCTCTCTAATTCGCGGACACTCCAACCGCAAGTCACAGATTCTTCTTCATAAAAGTCTCGTGCGTTTTCTTTTTCTACTCGCATTAATGCCCTATAGTGAGACCAACTAAGGCATGGATGAAAACCATGATTCAAAAAGCTACACGGCGTGTAGCTTTTTTGCTCTTTGGACAATTCGCTACCCAGTGGGTAGCTTTTTCTGGCATTTGACAATTCGTCACACAACGTGTGACCTATCTCACGAATTCTATTTTTATAGAGCAAATAGAACTGGCGAAAATTTCGTAAATTTGGACTAGAAAAACCTTGTCCATACCGCTCTGCTAGTCTTTTGGCCAAATCCTCGATAATTGTCTTGCCATATCCTGCTCTTGTCTCCCCTGCCTGCAATTCCTGCACAATTTCGCGCCCAATTAACCAGTAGGCGATAACCATGTTGCTGTTAACAACGCGCACCACATTGTTTCTTGCTTGCTCGAGAATGGAGACAACGCGGTCGAATAACTTTCCATTACCTGGATGTGTCATCTTGGCTGATTTGTTTGCATGATTGGCTGCCAATTTCTTTTTCATAAATATAGTTGTCCACCTGATTGAATGTTGTCAAAGAGCTAAGCGATGTTTGATACTCTAAAGACGGTCAAGAGGTACTTAAAGTTCAAAAGTTTCGGATTAAATTTTCGCTCCGGACAGACACAACATGAATTTAGAAGCAAGCCTGTAAACTAGATGCAGCTAGCACCTGGAGGAAACTCAAATGGACGAAGCCACATCGGATGAGAAACAAATTCCAGACATGCTGGAGAAAGCCATTGCCATTGCTGTCGAAGCGCACAAGGGACAGAAAGACAAGATGGGCACTCCTTACGTGCTGCACCCATTGAGAATGATGTGCCGCATGACCACGCCTTATGAAATGATGGCCGCCGTCTTACATGACGTCGTCGAAGACACAAGCGTGACTCTTGCACAGCTTAAAACCGAAGGCATTCCTGAAG is a genomic window containing:
- a CDS encoding PDDEXK nuclease domain-containing protein, yielding MKKKLAANHANKSAKMTHPGNGKLFDRVVSILEQARNNVVRVVNSNMVIAYWLIGREIVQELQAGETRAGYGKTIIEDLAKRLAERYGQGFSSPNLRNFRQFYLLYKNRIREIGHTLCDELSNARKSYPLGSELSKEQKSYTPCSFLNHGFHPCLSWSHYRALMRVEKENARDFYEEESVTCGWSVRELERQINSSYYERLLASKDKKGMLQNKRRAKQQLSAEDVLKSPTVLEFLNLRDNPQLHESDLEQAIIDNLQSFLLELGKGFAFVARQQRLQFDDEDFYVDLVFYNILLKCFVLIDLKIGKLTHQDIGQMDGYVRMYEDLHKVKGDNPTIGLVLCAQKNEAVAKYSVLKESKQLFASRYMLYLPTEEQLVQELRREQQLLQDRLIDTQSAAEVKTKTHKKKSR